The following proteins are encoded in a genomic region of Canis lupus familiaris isolate Mischka breed German Shepherd chromosome 6, alternate assembly UU_Cfam_GSD_1.0, whole genome shotgun sequence:
- the NAGPA gene encoding N-acetylglucosamine-1-phosphodiester alpha-N-acetylglucosaminidase isoform X1, translating to MAASMGRWLFLLALLGFLQEAASSLGSGASRDDDLLLPYSRARARPARDCSRVRAGSREHESWPPAPAAPGARAQGPAVRTFVSHFGSRAVPGHLTRAAEPLRTFSVLEPGGSGGCASRRRATVEETARAAGCRVAQNGGFFRMETGECLGNVVSDGRRVSSSGGLQNAQFGIRRDGTLVTGYLSEEEVLDTENPFVQLLSGVVWLIRNGSVYINDSQAAECDETQETGSFSKFVNVMSARTAVGHDRKGQLVLFHADGQTEQRGINLWEMAEFLLKQDVVNAINLDGGGSATFVLNGTLASYPSDHCQDNMWRCPRRVSTVVCVHEPRCQPPDCSGHGTCVEGRCQCTGHFWQGAACNKLDCGPSNCSQHGLCTETGCRCEAGWTGSNCSEACSNSSFGEDCAMKCRCQNGAACDPVWGTCTCTSGFTGDTCEQECPLGWHGPGCQRPCECEHQCPCDPQTGNCSLAQAPALNSILSQVKQCLRPSQTTLRPGELSLLTGSSWLALTLGLVFLLLISTVANVSLLLGSRAERSRHLDGAYVYHPLQEMNGELLAAEKEQPADAHNPFKD from the exons ATGGCGGCCTCCATGGGTCGCTGGCTCTTCCTCCTTGCGCTGCTCGGCTTCCTCCAGGAGGCGGCCAGCAGCCTCGGCTCGGG GGCCTCCCGCGACGACGACCTGCTGCTGCCCTACTCCCGGGCGCGCGCGCGCCCCGCCCGGGACTGCTCAAGGGTGCGCGCGGGCAGCCGCGAGCACGAGAGctggccccccgccccggcggcCCCCGGCGCTCGCGCTCAAGGTCCGGCGGTGCGCACCTTCGTTTCGCACTTCGGGAGCCGCGCGGTACCCGGCCACCTGACGCGGGCGGCAGAGCCGCTGCGCACCTTCTCGGTGCTGGAGCCCGGTGGGTCCGGGGGCTGCGCTTCCAGGCGCCGCGCCACCGTGGAGGAGACGGCGCGGGCCGCCGGCTGCAGAGTCGCCCAGAACGGCGGCTTCTTCCGCATGGAGACGGGCGAGTGCCTGGGGAACGTGGTGAGCGACGGGCGCCGGGTGAGCAGCTCCGGGGGGCTGCAGAACGCGCAGTTCGGGATTCGCCGCGACGGGACCCTGGTCACCGG GTACTTGTCTGAAGAAGAGGTGCTGGACACTGAGAATCCATTTGTGCAGCTGCTGAGTGGGGTCGTGTGGTTGATCCGCAATGGAAGTGTGTACATCAACGACAGCCAGGCGGCTGAGTGCGATGAGACACAGGAGACAG GTTCCTTTAGCAAATTTGTGAATGTGATGTCAGCCAGGACAGCTGTGGGACATGACCGGAAAGGGCAGCTGGTGCTCTTCCACGCGGACGGGCAGACGGAGCAGCGGGG CATTAACCTGTGGGAGATGGCTGAGTTCTTGCTGAAACAGGACGTGGTCAACGCCATCAATCTGGATGGGGGGGGCTCTGCCACCTTCGTGCTCAACGGGACCTTGGCCAGTTACCCATCAGATCACTG CCAGGACAACATGTGGCGCTGTCCACGCCGCGTGTCAACTGTGGTGTGTGTGCACGAGCCCCGCTGCCAGCCGCCTGACTGCAGCGGCCATGGGACCTGTGTGGAGGGGCGCTGCCAGTGCACGGGGCACTTCTGGCAGGGCGCTGCCTGCAACAAGCTGGACTGCGGCCCCTCCAACTGCAGCCAGCATGGGCTTTGCACAGAGA CTGGCTGCCGCTGTGAAGCTGGATGGACGGGGTCCAACTGCAGCGAAG CTTGCAGCAATAGCTCCTTCGGGGAGGACTGCGCCATGAAATGCCGGTGTCAGAATGGAGCTGCCTGTGACCCAGTCTGGGGGACTTGCACTTGTACTTCCGGCTTCACTGGAGACACCTGTGAGCAGG AGTGTCCTCTTGGCTGGCACGGGCCAGGCTGTCAGAGGCCTTGCGAGTGTGAGCACCAGTGTCCCTGTGACCCCCAGACTGGTAACTGCAGCCTGGCCCAGGCACCAGCCCTTAACAGCATCCTCTCCCAAG TGAAGCAATGTCTCCGGCCATCCCAGACCACCCTGAGACCAGGAGAACTCTCCCTTCTCACCGG GTCCAGCTGGCTGGCCCTCACCCTGGGCCTGGTTTTCCTTCTGCTGATCAGCACGGTGGCAAACGTGTCCTTGCTCCTTGGCTCAAGAGCAGAGCGAAGCCGGCACCTGGATGGAGCCTATGTTTACCACCCACTGCAGGAAATGAATGGGGAGCTCCTGGCTGCGGAGAAGGAACAGCCGGCTGATGCCCACAACCCCTTTAAGGACTGA
- the NAGPA gene encoding N-acetylglucosamine-1-phosphodiester alpha-N-acetylglucosaminidase isoform X2: MAASMGRWLFLLALLGFLQEAASSLGSGASRDDDLLLPYSRARARPARDCSRVRAGSREHESWPPAPAAPGARAQGPAVRTFVSHFGSRAVPGHLTRAAEPLRTFSVLEPGGSGGCASRRRATVEETARAAGCRVAQNGGFFRMETGECLGNVVSDGRRVSSSGGLQNAQFGIRRDGTLVTGYLSEEEVLDTENPFVQLLSGVVWLIRNGSVYINDSQAAECDETQETGSFSKFVNVMSARTAVGHDRKGQLVLFHADGQTEQRGINLWEMAEFLLKQDVVNAINLDGGGSATFVLNGTLASYPSDHCQDNMWRCPRRVSTVVCVHEPRCQPPDCSGHGTCVEGRCQCTGHFWQGAACNKLDCGPSNCSQHGLCTETGCRCEAGWTGSNCSEACSNSSFGEDCAMKCRCQNGAACDPVWGTCTCTSGFTGDTCEQVKQCLRPSQTTLRPGELSLLTGSSWLALTLGLVFLLLISTVANVSLLLGSRAERSRHLDGAYVYHPLQEMNGELLAAEKEQPADAHNPFKD; this comes from the exons ATGGCGGCCTCCATGGGTCGCTGGCTCTTCCTCCTTGCGCTGCTCGGCTTCCTCCAGGAGGCGGCCAGCAGCCTCGGCTCGGG GGCCTCCCGCGACGACGACCTGCTGCTGCCCTACTCCCGGGCGCGCGCGCGCCCCGCCCGGGACTGCTCAAGGGTGCGCGCGGGCAGCCGCGAGCACGAGAGctggccccccgccccggcggcCCCCGGCGCTCGCGCTCAAGGTCCGGCGGTGCGCACCTTCGTTTCGCACTTCGGGAGCCGCGCGGTACCCGGCCACCTGACGCGGGCGGCAGAGCCGCTGCGCACCTTCTCGGTGCTGGAGCCCGGTGGGTCCGGGGGCTGCGCTTCCAGGCGCCGCGCCACCGTGGAGGAGACGGCGCGGGCCGCCGGCTGCAGAGTCGCCCAGAACGGCGGCTTCTTCCGCATGGAGACGGGCGAGTGCCTGGGGAACGTGGTGAGCGACGGGCGCCGGGTGAGCAGCTCCGGGGGGCTGCAGAACGCGCAGTTCGGGATTCGCCGCGACGGGACCCTGGTCACCGG GTACTTGTCTGAAGAAGAGGTGCTGGACACTGAGAATCCATTTGTGCAGCTGCTGAGTGGGGTCGTGTGGTTGATCCGCAATGGAAGTGTGTACATCAACGACAGCCAGGCGGCTGAGTGCGATGAGACACAGGAGACAG GTTCCTTTAGCAAATTTGTGAATGTGATGTCAGCCAGGACAGCTGTGGGACATGACCGGAAAGGGCAGCTGGTGCTCTTCCACGCGGACGGGCAGACGGAGCAGCGGGG CATTAACCTGTGGGAGATGGCTGAGTTCTTGCTGAAACAGGACGTGGTCAACGCCATCAATCTGGATGGGGGGGGCTCTGCCACCTTCGTGCTCAACGGGACCTTGGCCAGTTACCCATCAGATCACTG CCAGGACAACATGTGGCGCTGTCCACGCCGCGTGTCAACTGTGGTGTGTGTGCACGAGCCCCGCTGCCAGCCGCCTGACTGCAGCGGCCATGGGACCTGTGTGGAGGGGCGCTGCCAGTGCACGGGGCACTTCTGGCAGGGCGCTGCCTGCAACAAGCTGGACTGCGGCCCCTCCAACTGCAGCCAGCATGGGCTTTGCACAGAGA CTGGCTGCCGCTGTGAAGCTGGATGGACGGGGTCCAACTGCAGCGAAG CTTGCAGCAATAGCTCCTTCGGGGAGGACTGCGCCATGAAATGCCGGTGTCAGAATGGAGCTGCCTGTGACCCAGTCTGGGGGACTTGCACTTGTACTTCCGGCTTCACTGGAGACACCTGTGAGCAGG TGAAGCAATGTCTCCGGCCATCCCAGACCACCCTGAGACCAGGAGAACTCTCCCTTCTCACCGG GTCCAGCTGGCTGGCCCTCACCCTGGGCCTGGTTTTCCTTCTGCTGATCAGCACGGTGGCAAACGTGTCCTTGCTCCTTGGCTCAAGAGCAGAGCGAAGCCGGCACCTGGATGGAGCCTATGTTTACCACCCACTGCAGGAAATGAATGGGGAGCTCCTGGCTGCGGAGAAGGAACAGCCGGCTGATGCCCACAACCCCTTTAAGGACTGA